Below is a window of Neofelis nebulosa isolate mNeoNeb1 chromosome 8, mNeoNeb1.pri, whole genome shotgun sequence DNA.
ATGTAGGTTATTTCCAAGttatgctattataaatactCTAATGAATATCTTTGCATATGGCCACGTTTTTGCATATTTGTGCAGTATAACTATGGGATAAATTATTGGAGAAAAGACTCTGTGCaccttttgatattttgataaattttgataTTATCAAATTACCCTCGAAAGAGGGCACTTCCTCCAATGTAAAGGAAGATGTCCTGCCTCCCAAAACCATAATACCATATTGGCCTTAAAAGCCTCTGATAGTATTAATAGGTAAAAATGGTATctggctttattttgttctttaattgCGTGTCaagttgagcatttttatcacataattggctatttaaaaaaattatttatttattttgagagagagtgggggggggtggagggggcagagagagagagagagagagagaatctcaagcaggctccccacttcaccgactgtcagatcatgacctgagcagaaatcaaggtgaagctcaaccaactgggccacccaggcccctggcaTATAattggctatttttatttatatttatatttccattcctgctgtttgcctatttttctcttgtgtttttcttattgtttaaaaaaaaaatcctactgatCTTTTGATTTGTAATGTCTTTTTAATATGAAGGAAGTTAACCTTTTTTGTCTATCGTCCCTGGCAAATACTTCTATGTTTTTGTACTTTACTgtgtttatagtattttttttcctctgtcgaAGTTTTACACTTTTTGTGTATTCAGAATCAGTCTTTCCCTTTATAGCTTCTTCCCAACTCTAAGATTCTACAAAATTCAACAGTGCCTTCTCTCCTAGTTGCCCTTTTTATGGTTGAACGTCCGATCCACCTGAAATTGATGGAACTAACTACCCTTGGGGATAGTGGTTGCCACTAACCAGTCCCCCTTGCACCGCCTCACTCACCGGCCTCAGCACTCGGCACACCTCCTGGAGGATCTGCTCCTGGTTCTGCACGGAGCACAGGACCAGGGTGCAGACCACCACATCCATGGAGCCATCGGCCACCTGCTGCATGTTCTCCCCCGCAGCCACCACGAAGCGCTCGAACTGCAGGTGTCGGTTCTCGGCGACGCTCTTGATCAAGAACTTCTCAAAGTTGGGGTTGGGGTCGATACAAGTCACCCTGCATCCAGCCGGGTAGAACTTGAAGTTGGCCCCGGTGCCGCAGCCCACTTCCAGCAGAGAGAGCTTCCCGGAGGGGCCCGCAAACTCCGGCAGGTTGCTGAAGAGCTCGCGCTTCTTGCTCGCCATCTGTTCGTTGTACATCACGGTGAACCTCCGCAAGAAGTAGGGGAACCATTTTTTGCATATCTGGTTCCACAAGCCCAGAAGGTTCAGCAGGAACATGGGAAATAGCAGGATGCCGATGGCCAGCCGGAGCGTAAAGATGATAAGCGCCATCACCaacaagagaaaaagatcaaCGGGTTAGCGACCCAGCAACCAGACTCCTTTATTGCAGGAGGTAGGCTTCTAGCCAGAGCCAATCCGCTGCGGAGGAAAGAAGAATTGGCCGGGCTAGAGAGACACAGCTCAAGTCAAATCGTGGGCGAGAGGCCCATTTCACCTAATTAATAGGCGCTGGGCAAAAGATTCAGCTTCGTTTTCATGAAGCAAAGTGAGAAATTTCCCAGCTTCTCCTCAGAAGGAAAGTTGATTACAGTCCCTTATTCCAGATCTATtgctgcttctccttctctgggTTTGGAAACTACCGCTGGTTTCCTGCTGGAGTTTTATACGCACGCTGCTCGCTGCTCGTACACACCCCATCCGGGTCCTCCAATGACATCTGCAAAGAAAACAGAACCCGTGGGTGGAGCCTGGCTAAACCGTACTAGGAGGCAGCTGCCAAGTGACCGCCTCCTGTCACCCTTtggtccctctcctcccccagccctgtttttaaaaagaggaaacgAGAAGACACGCTTGCCTGACCACAGTTAACGAGAGGTTCCCCCCTTTTGCATTCTGGATCAAGGCTCTCAGACGTTCATAACTCAACAGGATTATTTTTGAGTCACAGTTCTGGGCCTCCCATTTTTTAAAGGGCAAGTTTCAACTTCAAATTGTGCGTGACTGCTCCGTCACTCAGctaaatttagataaaaatagcCCCCAGAATATTCGTGTTGGGGAACCTAAAGCCCTAAAGTATACAGAAAGTAGTTTCAAGCATTCATCTGTTTTTAACAAGAAAGCCTTGGCTTTCGGGTGGGTCAGGGAacacagaaattttcaaaaattatggtaacgtttacttttttaaattgggtGATGGATACAGGGAGTGTTCTGTTGATTCATTATTTGTGATcctctatataaatatatcttccaCATTTAGCAGCTTTCTTGAGGTggaattgacatacaataaactatATAAAGTGTACAGTCTGGTAAGTTCTGACCTAGGTACATACCTGTGACACCATCACTTTAGTCATCACCCCCGAAAGTTTCCTCTTGCCCCTTTGTgatccttccctcctgccctccccatccCAAGGCAACCACTCATCAGTTTTTTGTCACTAGAGACGAGTTATGCATTTCCTAGAATTTTGTGTAAATGGAATCAGGCATAATGTGcttttttgtctgacttcttttactcagcataattattttgaaagtcaGCAACATTGTTGCATGAATCCATTGATTTTGTCccttagtagtattccattgtatggatgtatgacagtttgtttatctgttcacctactgatggacatttgggttgtttttgacTGTTACAGATTGAGCTAATGTGAGTATCAGCATACAGGTCTTTGTATGGACaaaagctttcatttctcttggataaattttTAGGAGTAGGATATATGGGTCACATGGTAggcaaatatttaactttttttttttttttgcaaattttttttttaagaaactgccaaactgttttccgtAGTggtataccattttatattcccactgtAAGGGTACAAGAGATTTAGCTGTTTCACATCCTGACCAATACTTGGtgtaattgtctttttttattttagccattttattttattaaaaaaaaatttttttttaacgtttatttatttttgagacagagagagacagagcatgaatgggggagggtcacagagagagggagacacagaatctgaaacaggcttcaggctctgagctgtcagcacagagcccgaagcggggctcgaacccacagaccgtgagatcatgacctgagccgaagtcggacactcaaccgaccagccacccaggcgcccctattttagccattttaaaagGTCTGTAGTAGTCTCTCCTTGTACTTAtaattagcatttccctgatgattaatgatgttgagcatcttttaatggaCCTGTTTGCCATTTGTGGTCTTATTTGGTAAGGTCTCTGTTCAGATCTTTCACTcacttttaaattgggttattttctggggcacctgggtggctcggtcagttaagtatccgacttcagctcatgtcatgatcttacggtccgtgagttcgagccccgcgtcgggctctgtgctgacagctcagagcctggagcccgtttcagattctgtgtctccctctctctgtgcccctctcccattcatgctctgtctccctctgtctcaaaaataaataaaacattaaaaaaattttttttaattgggttgttttcttattgaagatggagaattctttgtatattctcaGTATGTCATTTATCAAATGGGTGACTTTTTCCTAGTCTGTGACcggtctttttattctcttaatggtGTCACCATCttgcctcctctcccctgctcctcctgcctctgccaaccaccagtctgttctctgtatctgtgtgtttgttgttttttttttttttcttttttgtggggtgattttgtttttttgttttttggttacacagatgagtgcaatcatatggtatttgtctgtgactggcttattttgctgaGAATAATGCcgtcaaggtccatccatgttgtcttagctgtgccttttattttggtaaagtccaatttatacattttttcatttaaaaaatttttttaatgtttgtttatttttaagagagagagacagcgtgagcaagggaggggcagagagagagggagacccagaatccgaagcaggctccaggctcggagctttcagcacagagcccaacacggggctcgaactcacacaccataatatcatgacctgagccgaagtcggacagttaactgacggagccacccaggcgcgccacattttttcttttttttaatgtttatttatttattttgagagagagagagagagagagcgcatgcttGAATGGGaagagtagcagaaagagaatctcaaacaggttctgcaccatcagaacagagccccacatcggggcgcctgggtggcgtagtcggttaagcgtccgacttcagccaggtcacgatctcgcggtccgtgagttcgagccccgcgtcaggctctgggctgatggctcggagcctggagcctgtttccgattctgtgcctccctctctctttgcccctccccgttcatgctctgtctctctctgtcccaaaaataaataaaaaacgttgaaaaaaaaattaaaaaaaaaaaaaagaacagagccccacacagggctcagtctcacaaactgtgagatcatgacctgagccaaaatcaagagttggatgcttaacaaactgaagcccccaggcgcccctacatttttttttcatgatccctgatttttttcctaagaaaccCTCACCTAGTCTGTGGTTGTGAAGAGTTTCTCTTATATGTTCTTTCTACATCTTTTGAGGTTTTAGATTTTATATCTAGGTCTATGATTcaagtaaagtttttttttttaatgtgtgataTTTAAGGTAAAGGACAAGGTTAACTTTTTCCAGTTCTATTAAAATACAATTGACAGAACCTTATAAGTTTATATAGCatgaatgttaatattttttccatatggatatctAGTTACTCTAGCATAATTTGTTGAAAAACTATCCTTTCTTCAGTTGAATTATTTTGGcaactttgttaaaaatatattggtCATATATacgtgtgggtctatttctgggaatTCTGCTTTATTGTCTCTCTATCCATCCATATCCCAGGATcacactgctttgattactgtagctttatagaaAATCTTGAAATCAAGTAGCTTAAGCTTTCTgactctgttcttctttctcaaaattgctttgactCTTTAGGTCGTTTGCGTctttatataaaatgtagaaattttaaaattatagaaatatacatattgtaaatttttaatggaaaatgtaatttctttagGAAATTTGGGactgttcagattttctagttCTTCCTGTGTCTGTTTTGGTCATGTGTCCTTCAGAAATTTGCCACCTATAAAGTCcaagttgttgaatttattggtATAGAGTTGGCCACAatgttctcttataatccttttaatagcTGTAGGATCTATAGAAATGATACggatattttgtgtctttttttttttttttttggtgaatttaGCTAGAGGGCTTTTTTAATTGAAGGCTACTtgatatacataatataatattctattactttcaggtgtacaacatggccATTCAATACTTATATGCATTACAAAATGCTGACCACCATAAATGTGGTTAGTTACTGTCCATCACCattcaaaattattataatattattgactctgTTCCCTACACTATACTTTATGTCACTGTATACTTCATATCCGTACTTTATTGCAGTtcaatttgtacctcttaatccccttcacctattttgcccatcccctgatgcccctcccctctggcaactaccagtttcttctctgtatttatgaatctctttctgttttatttgttcatttgtttttgtttttgttttatttttttttaatttttgagagagtgtcTTAGCGtgtcttttattttgataaagtccaatttatacatttttgcattaacaaattttttttaatgtttgtttatttttgagagagagagagacagcgtgagcaggggaggggcagagagagagggagacacagaatcggaagcaggctccaggctctgagctgtcagcacaaagtctgattCGGGCTtaaactcaccgactgtgagatcatgacctgagctgaagtcagatgcttaaccaactgagccacccaggcacccctattttttatttttttgagagagacagagacagcacgagtgaaggaggcgcagagagggagggagggaaagagaatcccaagcaggctctgctccatgagcacagagcccaacgcaggccttgaactcatgaaagcatgaaatcatgacctgagccgaagttggatgcttaaccgactgagccaccgaggcgcccctgttttgttttctggattccacatgtaagcgagatcatacagtatttgtctttttctgcatgacttatttcacttagcattataccctctgggtcctcccatgttgttgcaaatggcaagatttcactctttttttatggctacataatattccataCTATGACTTCATtagccattcatctgttgatggacacttaggctgattccatatcttggctgttgtataTAATGCTGTAGGGAACATAGGGGTGTCTCTATGtgttcaaattagtgttttcattttctttgggtaaatacccagtagcggaactgctggattgtatggtgtttgtatttttaattttttgaggcaacGCCACAGTGTTTTCCATAGGGGTTGCATcactttacatttccaccaatagtgcgTGAGGGTTTgacattagccattctgacaggtaggAAGTGATACCtcctggtggttttgatttgcatttccctggtgattagtgatgttgagcatcttttcacgtgtctgttggccattgtatgtcttccttggaaaaatgtctggtcaggtcctctgcccatttttaagtcagattgtgggtttgttttgttttattttgtttttggtgttgcattgtatgagttttttatatgttttggatattacccccttattggatatatgatttacaaatatcttctcccattcagtaggttgctttttcattttgttgaaggtTTCTTTTACTCTGCGGAACCTTTTtcgtttgatgtagttccaattatttatttttggttttgttgcccttgcctgaggagacagatccaaaaaaaaaatattgctaagaacaatgtccaagagattactgcctctgttttcttttaggatctttatgatttcaagtcttgcatttagatctttaatccactttgagtttatttttctttcttttttttttttaagtttttttttaagtttatttatttgacagagagagagcttgagagagagagcaggggcagagagagaatcccaagcaggcttagcactgtcaacgcagagcctggcacagggctgaatctcatgaactgtgagatcatgacctgagctgaaatcaagagccagtcgcccaatcgactgagccacccaggcgccccgagtttatCTTTCTATGTGGTGTATGAAGATGTTCCAATatcattctttgcattttttgcatatgcattctttttcatatgttttcctaacaccatttattgaagagattgtgttcccccccccccatggtattttcttttttcatttatttttgagagagagagagagagaatatgagtgggggaggggcagagagagagggagacacagaatctgaagcaggctccacgctctgctctgtcagcacagagcccgatgcggggctcaaacccaagaccCGTGAGATCtcgaccttagccgaagtcggacgcttaactgactgagccacccaggtgcccctcccccatggtattttcttgcctcttttgttttagattaaatgaccatatacatgtgggtttatttctgggcattctattctgttctattggtttatgtgtctgtttttgttctatTACCATACCATTTTGActactatagttttgtagtatagtttgaagtctgggagtATGATAccttcatctttgttcttttttctcaagactGATTTGTTGATTCAGGGTGTTTTTTGGTTCCGtgcaaattttagggttatttgttcttgttctgtgaaaatgctatttgcattttgatagggattgtcttggatctatagattgctttggatagtatggacattttactcatattaattaattagttCATGCCAATCTACAGCATGTtgtatcttcccatttatttgtactgttttcaatttctttcatcagcattttgtaattttcagagcacaggtctttcacctccttggttaagtttattcctaggtattttattgtttgggGTACAATTTTCAgtgtgattgttttcttaatttccctttctgctgcttcattttaaGTGTATAGCAGTGCAACAAATTTctacatattaattttatattttgcagtTTTAGTGAGTTCAGTTATTCTAGTAGATTTTGGGTGGAGTCTAGGTTTTTCTTTGTAacatgtcatgtcatctgcaaatagtgacagttttacttcttccttaccaattaggatgccttttctttttcttgtctgattactgtaactgggcttgaacccacgaacggtgcaatcatgacctgagccgaagttggatgctcaactgactgagccacccaggcaaccctaaatgattcttttttatgtattgttgaattcagcttgttgatattttgttgagggtttttgcacctatagtctttgttttagagcctattttgtggggcacctgggtgtcttggtcatttatgtgtctgactttggctcaggtcacgatttcacagtttgtgagttcgagccccgcgtcaggctctgtgctgacagctcagagcctgaagcctgcttgggattctgggtctccctctctctctgcccctcccttgctcacgctctgtgtctctctctcaaaaaataaataaacattaaaataaatttttaagaaataaaataatgcccATTTTGTCTGTTACAAGTATTACTACCTggcctttttctccccttccatttgcatggtatatGTTTTCCA
It encodes the following:
- the TMT1A gene encoding N6-adenosine-methyltransferase TMT1A, which gives rise to MALIIFTLRLAIGILLFPMFLLNLLGLWNQICKKWFPYFLRRFTVMYNEQMASKKRELFSNLPEFAGPSGKLSLLEVGCGTGANFKFYPAGCRVTCIDPNPNFEKFLIKSVAENRHLQFERFVVAAGENMQQVADGSMDVVVCTLVLCSVQNQEQILQEVCRVLRPGGAFYFLEHVAAESSTWNYFWQQVLDPAWYLLFDGCNLTRESWKALERARFSKLELQHLQAPLPVELVRPHICGYAVK